The sequence below is a genomic window from Felis catus isolate Fca126 chromosome A2, F.catus_Fca126_mat1.0, whole genome shotgun sequence.
CAGCTATGCTGGGCAGAGCCAGGCTCTTGGCTGTGTGGCCTGTGCATGCTCGTCAGGCTCTGAAACTCCCTCTCCTCACTGGCAAGTGGTTTACTAAGCCCTACACAGCCTGAAGGCGGCTGAGGTGCATCGCAGAGGAAGCAGGTAGAGGGGTCCAGGGACGGCGGTTAGATGCTTGGGTGcccacacaacacacacaggcacagccACTCTTAGAAATGTAATGTGGGCACCAGCACGCGCCCTGGGGATTCTAGAAATTCTACACAACGAAAAGCCCCAAAACAGCCCCTGAGCTGCGAGCGGCCAGGGCCAGCTGAGGCATTATGGCCAGGCCCTCCCCGGGCTGAGTTAGGCCCCCAGTCCCTGCCAGGGTGAACGGCCCACTGTGCCGCCTGCGGCCCGGCTCGTGCCCCAGGCGGGAATCCTGCGTAGAAAACCAGCTCCTGCAGGCCCCGGCTCCCACGCAGACCCCGCGGCCAGGTTCAGGGCGTGCCCTCTGCCAGGCGGGCTAGGCCCTCCCGCAGCTCGCTCAGCTCAAACAGCCTGACGTCCAGCAGCTGTGCGGCCCGGCCCACCTCAGCCCGTGCCCGTTCCCGCTCGGCCCGCGCCTCTTCCAAGCTGCGCTCCGTTGCCCGCAGCTGGTGCTCCAGCTCGGCGTTGCGGGTCTCCAGGTCCTGCAGGGAGACGATAGGCAGGATTTGAGGCCCCAACAAGCCTTAAGGGTcaccagccctgcctggggcatCCAGCCTCTGAGTGTCATCCCATCAGACCCCACTCTGGGCCACGCCTTAGTCTCTTATCCTCCCTGCAGCTTCTGCCCAAGACACTCCGTGGGCCCTTGGCCAATCTGAATGTCATGGAACTGATCACATCCctcttctgctcaaaaccctcctgTGACCCCATTAGGCTGGGAACAAACTccactcccctccttcctctccttatTCATTCCAACTCAGCCTCGCTGGCTTCCTTGTGGGTCCTTGACTATGTTGAGCGTCTCcccacctcagggtctttgcacatgccGTGCACTCTGCCCAGGAGGCAAGAGGGAGCATTTCCCCAACTTCTCTCTTCTGGGTCACTAGAGCCTTTGACATCTTCACCTGCAGGACTCAGAACGTGTCCCGTGAACATTTCCCAGATAAATTCTTCAATGAAAGccaggccaggggcgcctgggtggctcagttaagcatccaacttcggctcaggtcatgatctcagggtttgtgaattccagccccacatcaggctccctgctgtcagccagcagcctgcttcgaatcctgtctccctctctctcccctcccccaaactctctcatgcactctttctctcaaaaataaatgaacattaaaaaaaaaaaaaaaaaaaagccaggctaATCAGACTTGGGTTCAGATGCAGTCTCCTGATCTCAGGCTGGGGATGTGTGAGGACTTGATGGGGTCAAGCATGGGAATTCAGCAGGGACTCAAAAACGgcttgttgaatgaaagaatgtgaAAAACTGTGCCGATGACCATCCTTTCCAAAACACTGGCTGCAACCGAGGCTTTCCATGCACCTGGTCGTCCCAGTCCTTCACAACCTTAGGTAACTGTCTCCCTGATCCCACCTACGGGTGAACAAACAGGCTCGGGGAGGCACATAGCTGCCCAGGACCCATCGGGAAGGAAAGATCCCAGGTCTGTCCCACCCCCGGGGGCTGGCTGGCTCTCGacaggcaccccaccccccccaacccccccgcaACGACACACACCTGCACCTTCTGCTGCGTCTCCTCGCGCTCGGTGGCGTCCAGGGCGTCGCGGGCCCCACCGGTCTGACTCTTCAGTGTCTGGATCTCCTAGAGAAGAGTTCCCAGGGTCTCTTCTGGGGTTCCTGGCTCCCTCGTGAGGGGTCAGGGAAGGTGAAGCCCAGGGACACGCACTCAGCCCTCACCTGGTCCTTGGTTTGCACTAGCGCCTCCAGCTGCTCCAGTGACTGGCCTGGCCCTTCCTTCTCACTGACTGAGGGTGGCTCCGCAGCTGCCTGGGCCTCCAGCTCTGCTACCTGTGTGGACAGGCATGTCAGCCCCTGAGACCCCCAGCCTGCGCTCTCCTGACCCCCGGGGAGTCTGCCCCTTGCTCAGGCACACCTGTGACTAGGTACTCATCCCCTCTGATTCAGGCTACCAACTTGAAGCAGGCAGGACTTCAGGGTTTGCCAAAGAGTGACATGATCTCAAACCCGTACTACAGaacaagaaactgaggctcaggggaaCAGCCTTGAGATCACACATCCAGTCAGTGAACCCAGGACGGAGGCAGGGGCTCCACAGTTGCCGGGGGCCACTGAGCGTCTCTGGGAGGGAGGGGTCCCCTCACCCGCTGCCGCAGCCTTTCGGCCTCTGCACGCTGGGCCTCCAGCTGCTGCCTCCACTGGGCGGCGGCGGCGTTGGCGTCTCGCAGGGCGCCCGCCAACTTGTTGTTGCTGTCCTGCAGCGCGAAGAACTCGGCCTCCCACTGCACCTCGCCCACGGAGCTGCAGGGACGCGAGGGTTGGCTGGGGCGAGGCTGGGCAGCACTGCGtttgggggcagggcaggacgGTGCCGGAGGCGGGGCGGTACCGGGGGCGGTGCCGTGGGTGGGGACTTCGCGGGGTAGCGTGATCTCGTCGGGGGCGAGGTGAAAGTAGGTGCCTGGTGTCGGCTCAGGGAGACAGACGGAATGGGGGGCGGGGTCAGCCCATCGGGGTGTGCCCAGAacggggtgagggtggggaggcaCCCGGGGGTTTAGAATTTGGCCGGGGAGGCGTAAAAGAGGCAGGGTTAGCCCCGAGGAGCCGGCGAGGTAGGGGCAGGGTCCGCCCCGAGAGGGCGTGGTCAAAGCGGGAGCGCGTTCCAGGGGCGAGGTCGGCTCCAGAAGGGGCAGGATCGGAGtcagcctcctctccttcccccggCCTTGGGTACACAGATACCGCCGCCCTTCGACTTCAGAGAAGTCCCTCTCCGTGCCAGCAGTCCTGCCACGCCCTATGCCCGGCCCTACCCCCTCACCCCTCGGACAGCATCTTCTTGAGCCGCTCGCGCTCTGCGGGGCCGGGGACGTCCGCGCTCTGGCTACGGAACAGTTTCTCGTCGCCGGGGCCGTTGGCGCTGACGAGAGGACTTGGGGGCACCTAAAGGCGTGGGCAGAAGCGGGGtcacactgggggggggggtggcttcaGCCAAGGACCAGTCAGGTCATGGCTGGGGTCAGGGCTGATGTTACTGGGGTTGTGACTGAGGACAGGGGTCCTTTCCAGCACTGGGATGGGAGCgcgcccctcctctcctcttccacccTCTCTGGCTCCCCATGGTCCCTGGACCAGAGTTCTGAGCACTGTACCCCCACCTTGCCTGCCTGGGCTCTCACCAAGCTCCCAGGAGCGCACTTGATGCCTGCTGGTCTAAATAAACCCACTGAGATATTCAAAATctgcaagggggtgggggcaatGTGAAATCTCTGTGCTATTCCTTCACAGCAATGCCCTTCCCTGGGGCCAAATTTCAACATGCTTTTAAGATTCTGACAGGAAGCCTTCTACTAGGCTGAATTCATTATAAATCCCCCTCCCAGCCCGGACCATgagccctgagggcagggaccagcCTACTTTTTCAACACCCTAACCCTCTTTCCCACACAGTAGGTGGTCAGTAGATCATGCTGAATAAATTAATAGAGGAAAGTGCCCCAGGGACAATTTTTTTACTCTACCCCTCTACTTAGCCATTTCAACCGTCAGGTTTTTACTCTGCGATCTAagctgatttctttctcttccttccttccttcctccctccctccctcccttccttccttaatgtttatttttgatagagagtgccggtgggggaggagcagagagagagggggacagaggatccaaagcaggctctgtgcgacAGCGGCAAGCCTGACGAGGGGTTTGAACTtgcgaaccctgagatcatgacctgagctgcagtcagacactcaaccgactgagccacccaggggccccaagctGGTTTCTAGGCCTCCCCTGATCTAAGGCTAGGCCAGCCGTCCAGAATGTGCTCCTGCCACTTTTCCTCCAAGGCTTCTGTTACAGGTCTAGCTTTACACAATCTGTGAGCATACGGTCTTGGGCACGCGCACAGCACCTGGACCCTCGATAGCAGTTGAGTGACTGGCAGGCATGGGACAAGGAGGGCTGACCTGGTGGGAAGTGAGTCCCAGGGCTGGACTGGTGAGCTCCCCGCCATCCTGAGATTTCTCCCTTGCCAGCCTCGCTGCTTCCTTTACTTCCTGGAACTTCTCAGCAaactggggtggggttgggggagggggggggaaagGCAGAACAAACAATCAACGAAAACCCAGCCCCCTCTCCCAGAGCCCCATTAGGtcaccctcaccccccacccccagcgccaGCCGTGTCACTAGGGAGGCGACTTCAGGAGCATCTCATGAACTAGTGCATCTCATGGACTAGAAGAGTGGTAAGAAGGCTTAGAAAATGTCCCCAGTGATCAGATTGAGTATCATGGCGGAGGGTGGGATGTTCACGGAAGTGTATTACATTGAGGCACCTTGAAAAAGGGATTGATCCCCTTTCCCTCTCAGTCAGGCTTATTTCAGCAAGGAGAGCCTCAGGTGAGTGCTGTCTGGAATGCCTGGGACACTTGTGAATATCTTTTTATAACAAAGAGAAAGCAGGTCTTGGGCTCAGAGCCTCTTAGAGGCACCTGTAGCCAGTGGGCAAGTAAATCACCCTTTTCTCATTTTCGCTGTACTTATGTTTACATTTACCACTTATACACCAGTTTTCCAGTTGGGGTAGGACACActcactgtttttcattttcaaataaatttccttagtgtgaaaatacattctttaaagaaaatatttacatacacacagtCACTCCATTGGGGCCAAGGGGCCAGTGCAATTCAttgcggtggcggggggggggggggggggggcaggtggggggagggaagggggacgatcttttcaaaaaacagtCTAAGAGCAACTGAATACTCAGTGGGAAAAAATACTCCTACCTTATACCACCCACAGAAATTAATTCAAGACctaaatttgaaaggaaaattaaagcttctagaagagaagaaaatcctcACGATCTCATTAGGAATCAGAAAGCACTAACCATCCAGGGAAACAATGGATGAGACAATACTGAAGCCTAGAGACagcagagggtggagggaggcaaTGAAGAAGGTAGGGCTAGGGTGTGTGAGGGAACTCTTAGCCCATCCCAGGCACCCAGAGAAGGGTAGGGTGTGTCCAAAATTGGAACAAGTGGCCAGCAGAGCTGAGACATGAGCCAGGGAACCAGGAAGGGACTTCCGGCTTTTTCTGATACCCATTCTACAGCTGGGAAGACTGGAAACCCAGTACCTCCAGGGGCCCCAGTATACCCAGAAGACATAGGCCCAGCTCCATCCCTCCCACCGTGTCATCCTACCAGCCCACCTGGGTCAGATGCTGCTCAGAAGCAAAGCCGAGGCCATAGACAGTGTTGGCACGGCTGTCTGCCCACTGTCCAAACTTCTGGGAGGTTTTGGTAAAGGTCATGTTGGGGGTGACAGTGCTGTTGATGATggcctggggagaggtggggagcaaAGTTCAAGGTTGATGAGACTGACGATAATAATGAATAGGAAACCCCCAGTGGATCACTTTGTCTTAGCTCCTCAGAGATCCTTGGTCTGAGCCATTTCGGGAGGGGAGACTGACCCAGggctcctccccaaccccagcccccaggcacccagcaAGGCAACGGCCAGACCCAGGCCTGTTGCTGAGACCCCTTGGGCCTgccaccccacccaggccctgCCAGGACCTTGGCACCCCCAATGCTGATGATTCGGTAGACATTGCGGGTGGCATCATAGAAGTAGGAGACAGTGAGCGCGTGCTTGCCCGCTGGGATCCAGTTCCGCTTGGTGGCCGGGTCAATCTGGAACACGTGCGCCCTTGTGCTGAAGATGGGCTGCTCCCTGCATGGGGAGAGTGTTCTCAGCAGGGCTGGGCATCCCTGGGGGGGACTCAGGGCCAAGCTGCAGAGGCAGGGACTCACCTGGCTGTGGACATTGGTCAGGCTGGGCCGGGTGGGCTCCAAGAGGCAGCCAGAGGGATGGCAGGAGGTGTGGTTTCAGCCTCTGTGGGGGACAGGGGGCTTGTGAGTGTCTCCCCAGGACAGGCTTGGGGAAACCAAGCGGGTCCAACCTCAGGAAGCACCACCAAATACACACACCATTCACAGAACCTCAGTCAAAAAGGTGAGAGACTCAGCAGATCACCCAGAGCAAAACGGCCCTGGAGGAAGCTCTCACAACACCTTGAGCAGGAGATGGCTCTCTAAGAAGGAGCCAGGTGGCCCCTGATAGCCCAGTGTAAACTTCTCAGCATGCTAGGCCCTGAAGTCCCAGAGAAACCCCCTCAATCTTGGGGCTGGGTAGAGAAGGGCCAAGGCCAACtcccgcttgggattttctgcccCCAAACCAGGATCTCTATCAAAATGTAGGGCATCACCAGGTGCCTGCTGGGAGACCAGTCCCCCCCCCGCCGAACCCCCAGAGAGACACCTCGGCTTCCACTCTAGGGCAGAGGCACATCTTGGAGTCAAAGTCCAAACCCCCAGGTAGCTCCCAGCCTAGTTAAAAAGATAAGATGTAGCCAAACAAGTTTACTCTGGTGCCAGATGGCCCATGACCACTCAACCCCAATACCATCCATGCAGGGCTGGGTGGGACCAAGGACTGGGAGAGGGGGCTCCCCAGCCTCTCTTGGTTCCTCCAGCCACAACCCCACAGAAACCAGGAACAGTTGCCCTGGAGAATTCCCGACCCTCACCTCTGTGCCCCCAAAACCTGTACCAGGGGGATCTGTGGAGGATCCAGGAGGGACCTGGCGGAAGGAGGTGgcaaggtgggggaagggaggccccAGGGGAGCGGCCTCCTTGGTCAGAGGAGGGATGCCCCCCCACCCTGTCCTGGGCAGCTGCTGCCCCGGTCACAGGGTCTGAAACCGGAgcccctgggtgggggaggggcggcagcTCTGGCCGGGGCTGGGAGCGGGTCCTGAGTCGAAGCAGGGTTCCAGGGTGCAGGGGTCCCAGGAACACAGGCCCTTCCGGCCCTGACAGTCCTGCCGAGACTTGCAGCTTTGGGGAAAGTTACTCACCAACTAGTCATGTGCCTCAGACGCCTCCGGCCGCAGGGCTCCCGAAGGAGGCCCCGACCCCGCCCGGTGCCCAGGATCCCCAATCGCGTGTGGGGGCGAAGCCCCACCCCATGCGTCCCAGTCCGGGGGGCCTGATATTCAGTAAGGAAGCAGTTCCCATCCGCGTCAGAAGCGGGGCGCCCAATGCGCGCCCCAACTTCGGGAAGTGCCACCCTCGACCAGGGAACTTCCGAGACGGGCGCAACGCCCCCCAACTCCGGGTCCAGAACTTCGGGGACACATTCTCCGCCTCCTCCAACGCCAGCCCTAGAACTTCGGGGATCCCTCGCGCCACCTCCGACTGCTAAATTTAGGGGATTCCCTGCCACCCCTCCAGCCTCGGGTCCGGAATTTCGGGATCCCCTCGTGCCGCCTCCCTCTCCCAGGCCCGGAACGTCGGGGACACCGCAGTCTCCTCCAACGCCGGGTCGGGAACTTTGGGAACCCCTCGCACGGTGCCCTTTCGACCCCGACTCCGGAACTTCGGGGCCCCTGCGCCCTCTCAAGCCCTGGAACTTCGGGGCTCCCCGAGCCGCACCCAAGCTCCGTGTCCGGAACTTCGGGGACCCCCGCGCCCTCCCCCGGCCCTGGAACCTCGCGGGCCCCCGCGTCCCCGACGCAGGCTCGGACAGCCGGGCTCACCCTGCGGGCTCGGCGCCCCGCGAGTGTCCGGGCGCGAGTCGGGTGCTGCCCCGCGGCGCCGACTCCCCGCAGCCGGGCGCCCCGTTCGCTTGCTGGCTCCGGGGCCCGCGCCCTCCGCGCCGCCCTCCGCGCCGCCCTCCGCACCGCCCGCGCCTTTGTCTGCGCctccgccgccgcccgcgccgcctcCGGTCCCATCGCGGCCGGTCCCGACGcggccgccgcccgccccgcctccccgggCCTCCGAGGCTGCCCCGCAGCGCCCCCTGCCGGCCCtccgcggcgggggggggggggagagggaggggcggaAGCTGGGAGGAAGGCGGGAGAGGACCGGCGGGGAAGGGGTTAAGGACGAGGAAGAGggacagggggtggggatggggacagagacCCAGACCCCGAGATAGAAAGACCGGGGAGAGACACAGGAGACAGAAGGAGCGTGTGGCTTCATCGTCCCGTCAGGGGTGGCCTTGACCCTCCAGGTCACTGCTGCCCACGTTTCTCACTGCCTGAGGTCATGACTTTCTGCTTTTGATGGGATTCCCTCTCCACTTGACGGGGATCCAGGGGCAGGGGCCTCTCTACCGCACAGAGGTGGGtgcctgcacacagtaggtgctcagtaggtGTTaccaggaaatgaaagagaaacaggCAGGGAGAGCTggaagaggctgagagagagagacaaacagcagGCACTTAATGAGGCTTGATCAGGGGTGCACCGTTCAGAATCCTTCCTGCTTGACTTCCCACCCAGCTCTGATCCCCAGTTGGGGACGGGCTTCTGTCCACCTGGTCTCCCTCAAGAGGATGGCTTAACAGTACCAGCCATGGTTAGATTATCAGTACTGCTATGCTATAGGGTCCCAGAACCTAGGGCAGAGGGAACATTGGGGCCTGGTTGCCACCGAATGAGTGAATACCCTGGAGGTCCTCGGGCCTGGGTCAGAAGGAGCCCTTCATGCCCTTGCCAGGAGAGGGTCCTTCTGGAGCTGAGCCAGGCTCAGCCTCCCCGGGCCCAAGTCCACCTGTGGG
It includes:
- the HOMER3 gene encoding homer protein homolog 3, translating into MSTAREQPIFSTRAHVFQIDPATKRNWIPAGKHALTVSYFYDATRNVYRIISIGGAKAIINSTVTPNMTFTKTSQKFGQWADSRANTVYGLGFASEQHLTQFAEKFQEVKEAARLAREKSQDGGELTSPALGLTSHQVPPSPLVSANGPGDEKLFRSQSADVPGPAERERLKKMLSEGSVGEVQWEAEFFALQDSNNKLAGALRDANAAAAQWRQQLEAQRAEAERLRQRVAELEAQAAAEPPSVSEKEGPGQSLEQLEALVQTKDQEIQTLKSQTGGARDALDATEREETQQKVQDLETRNAELEHQLRATERSLEEARAERERARAEVGRAAQLLDVRLFELSELREGLARLAEGTP